One region of Fragaria vesca subsp. vesca linkage group LG4, FraVesHawaii_1.0, whole genome shotgun sequence genomic DNA includes:
- the LOC101293774 gene encoding membrane-anchored ubiquitin-fold protein 3-like, translating to MPEEDLVDIKFRLYDGSDIGPFSYSSASTVDVLKQRVVSDWPKGKTMTPKTANEVKLMCFGKILENSKTVGQCKLPFGDVGGGGVMVMHVVVQPTIDKAKSDKKIDDLPRKVVCSCSIL from the exons ATGCCGGAGGAGGATTTGGTGGACATAAAGTTCAGGCTGTATGATGGGTCCGATATTGGGCCGTTCAGCTACTCATCGGCGTCTACAGTCGATGTGCTTAAGCAGAGGGTCGTCTCTGATTGGCCCAAAG GCAAAACGATGACACCCAAGACGGCGAATGAAGTGAAGCTAATGTGTTTTGGTAAGATTTTGGAGAACAGCAAGACAGTGGGTCAGTGTAAATTACCTTTTGGTGATGTTGGCGGTGGGGGAGTTATGGTAATGCATGTTGTTGTACAGCCAACTATAGATAAAGCAAAATCAG ACAAGAAGATCGATGATTTGCCACGGAAAGTTGTCTGTTCATGTTCCATATTGTGA
- the LOC101294062 gene encoding glutamate-1-semialdehyde 2,1-aminomutase, chloroplastic-like isoform 2: MPGGVNSPVRAFKSVGGQPIVIDSVKGSHMWDIDGNEYIDYVGSWGPAIIGHADDKVLAALAETMKKGTSFGAPCLLENVLAKMVIEAVPSIEMVRFVNSGTEACMGVLRLARAYTGRGKIIKFEGCYHGHADPFLVKAGSGVATLGLPDSPGVPKAATSDTLTAPYNDLCAVEALFQSNKGEVAAIILEPVVGNSGFITPTPDFLNGIRKLTKEHGALLIFDEVMTGFRLSYGGAQEYFGITPDLTTLGKIIGGGLPVGAYGGRREIMEMVAPAGPMYQAGTLSGNPLAMTAGIHTLERLKQPGSYEHLNKITSDLIQGIIDAGKKAGHAICGGYISGMFGFFFTEGPVYNFDDAKKSDTAKFGRFYRGMLEEGVYFAPSQFEAGFTSLAHTPEDIQNTIAAAEKVFRQI, translated from the exons ATGCCTGGAGGTGTGAATTCCCCTGTACGTGCATTTAAATCTGTTGGTGGACAACCTATTGTGATCGATTCTGTCAAGGGATCTCATATGTGGGACATTGATGGTAATGAGTACATTGACTATGTAGGTTCTTGGGGACCTGCAATTATCGGGCACGCTGATGATAAG GTACTTGCAGCTCTGGCTGAAACAATGAAGAAAGGAACAAGCTTTGGCGCTCCTTGTCTTCTAGAAAATGTTCTGGCAAAAATGGTGATTGAAGCTGTTCCGAGCATTGAAATGGTTCGATTTGTTAACTCTGGCACAGAAGCATGTATGGGTGTGCTTCGTCTGGCCCGTGCATATACTGGCCGAGGGAAGATAATTAAGTTTGAGGGCTGTTACCATGGCCATGCTGATCCATTCCTTGTAAAGGCTGGTAGTGGTGTTGCCACATTGGGACTTCCAGACTCACCAGGTGTTCCTAAAGCAGCGACCAGCGATACTCTAACAGCCCCATACAATGATTTGTGCGCCGTGGAAGCTCTCTTTCAAAGTAACAAAGGAGAAGTTGCAGCAATCATCCTTGAACCAGTTGTTGGGAACTCTGGTTTTATCACTCCAACCCCAGATTTCCTTAACGGAATACGTAAACTCACCAAAGAACATGGTGCTCTCCTCATTTTTGATGAGGTGATGACTGGGTTCCGTTTGTCTTATGGTGGAGCTCAGGAGTATTTTGGCATTACTCCCGATTTAACAACACTTGGAAAGATCATTGGTGGCGGTCTGCCAGTTGGTGCATATGGTGGAAGGAGGGAGATTATGGAAATGGTGGCACCAGCAGGGCCAATGTATCAGGCTGGAACCTTGAGTGGTAACCCGCTAGCAATGACTGCTGGGATTCACACTCTCGAGAGGTTGAAGCAGCCCGGCAGCTACGAACACCTGAACAAGATTACAAGTGACCTTATTCAAGGTATTATAGATGCCGGTAAGAAGGCTGGGCATGCAATTTGTGGTGGGTATATCAGTGGGATGTTTGGATTCTTCTTTACTGAAGGGCCTGTCTACAACTTTGACGATGCAAAAAAGAGTGACACTGCAAAGTTTGGAAGGTTCTATAGGGGAATGCTGGAGGAAGGTGTGTACTTTGCTCCCTCACAGTTTGAGGCTGGGTTTACAAGCTTGGCGCATACTCCTGAGGACATCCAAAATACGATAGCCGCTGCAGAGAAAGTTTTTAGGCAGATATAG
- the LOC101294062 gene encoding glutamate-1-semialdehyde 2,1-aminomutase, chloroplastic-like isoform 1, protein MANTIAGVAVGISSATPRLSQRPISRSSRRFSTVKMAVSLDQKKKNFTLQKSEEAFNAAKELMPGGVNSPVRAFKSVGGQPIVIDSVKGSHMWDIDGNEYIDYVGSWGPAIIGHADDKVLAALAETMKKGTSFGAPCLLENVLAKMVIEAVPSIEMVRFVNSGTEACMGVLRLARAYTGRGKIIKFEGCYHGHADPFLVKAGSGVATLGLPDSPGVPKAATSDTLTAPYNDLCAVEALFQSNKGEVAAIILEPVVGNSGFITPTPDFLNGIRKLTKEHGALLIFDEVMTGFRLSYGGAQEYFGITPDLTTLGKIIGGGLPVGAYGGRREIMEMVAPAGPMYQAGTLSGNPLAMTAGIHTLERLKQPGSYEHLNKITSDLIQGIIDAGKKAGHAICGGYISGMFGFFFTEGPVYNFDDAKKSDTAKFGRFYRGMLEEGVYFAPSQFEAGFTSLAHTPEDIQNTIAAAEKVFRQI, encoded by the exons ATGGCCAACACGATCGCTGGCGTCGCCGTCGGGATTTCATCCGCAACTCCCAGGCTTTCTCAGAGACCCATTTCACGATCTTCTCGGCGTTTCTCCACCGTCAAAATGGCCGTCTCCCTCGACCAGAAGAAGAAGAATTTCACTCTTCAGAAATCCGAGGAGGCCTTCAATGCCGCCAAG GAGTTGATGCCTGGAGGTGTGAATTCCCCTGTACGTGCATTTAAATCTGTTGGTGGACAACCTATTGTGATCGATTCTGTCAAGGGATCTCATATGTGGGACATTGATGGTAATGAGTACATTGACTATGTAGGTTCTTGGGGACCTGCAATTATCGGGCACGCTGATGATAAG GTACTTGCAGCTCTGGCTGAAACAATGAAGAAAGGAACAAGCTTTGGCGCTCCTTGTCTTCTAGAAAATGTTCTGGCAAAAATGGTGATTGAAGCTGTTCCGAGCATTGAAATGGTTCGATTTGTTAACTCTGGCACAGAAGCATGTATGGGTGTGCTTCGTCTGGCCCGTGCATATACTGGCCGAGGGAAGATAATTAAGTTTGAGGGCTGTTACCATGGCCATGCTGATCCATTCCTTGTAAAGGCTGGTAGTGGTGTTGCCACATTGGGACTTCCAGACTCACCAGGTGTTCCTAAAGCAGCGACCAGCGATACTCTAACAGCCCCATACAATGATTTGTGCGCCGTGGAAGCTCTCTTTCAAAGTAACAAAGGAGAAGTTGCAGCAATCATCCTTGAACCAGTTGTTGGGAACTCTGGTTTTATCACTCCAACCCCAGATTTCCTTAACGGAATACGTAAACTCACCAAAGAACATGGTGCTCTCCTCATTTTTGATGAGGTGATGACTGGGTTCCGTTTGTCTTATGGTGGAGCTCAGGAGTATTTTGGCATTACTCCCGATTTAACAACACTTGGAAAGATCATTGGTGGCGGTCTGCCAGTTGGTGCATATGGTGGAAGGAGGGAGATTATGGAAATGGTGGCACCAGCAGGGCCAATGTATCAGGCTGGAACCTTGAGTGGTAACCCGCTAGCAATGACTGCTGGGATTCACACTCTCGAGAGGTTGAAGCAGCCCGGCAGCTACGAACACCTGAACAAGATTACAAGTGACCTTATTCAAGGTATTATAGATGCCGGTAAGAAGGCTGGGCATGCAATTTGTGGTGGGTATATCAGTGGGATGTTTGGATTCTTCTTTACTGAAGGGCCTGTCTACAACTTTGACGATGCAAAAAAGAGTGACACTGCAAAGTTTGGAAGGTTCTATAGGGGAATGCTGGAGGAAGGTGTGTACTTTGCTCCCTCACAGTTTGAGGCTGGGTTTACAAGCTTGGCGCATACTCCTGAGGACATCCAAAATACGATAGCCGCTGCAGAGAAAGTTTTTAGGCAGATATAG
- the LOC101293481 gene encoding RNA pseudourine synthase 7-like gives MKRKIEETDMEIVWQSPANPPERKDYIFRNGRRHVRPYYFEFIAHVKNRWAGKTIVDLFTDEFKGRNRDYYISAVKCGRIQVDGQLVPVSFIVKPSQKISHFLHRHEPPVMTWDVKILQTEPDVVTICKPASVPVHPCGQYRKNTVVGILQAEHGLAPLFPIHRLDRLVSGLLILARSAAQADIFRQQIEGGMVHKQYIARVIGEFPEEEQVVDANIDHNAREGRSSAEVGDSCSDAPTKGKTACTKFTRISSNGIQSIVLCEPVTGRTHQIRVHLQHAGHPIANDMLYLSKHVSDRSAEGMGADRAAANSDHSPASVVGKIKSTSHEDSSEDFSIDPMCTNCPSLAPKGYDYHEEALWLHCFRYSGPGWVYECPHPDWASLS, from the exons ATGAAGAGGAAGATAGAAGAGACGGACATGGAGATCGTCTGGCAGTCGCCGGCGAACCCGCCGGAGCGGAAAGATTACATCTTTCGCAACG GGAGGCGCCATGTGAGACCCTACTACTTTGAGTTCATTGCTCAT GTTAAGAATAGGTGGGCGGGGAAGACCATCGTTGACTTGTTCACTGACGAGTTCAAAGGCCGGAATCGTGACTACTAT ATTAGTGCAGTGAAATGTGGGAGGATACAAGTTGATGGGCAGCTTGTGCCGGTTTCATTCATAGTTAAACCGTCGCAAAAGATAAGCCACTTCCTGCACAG GCATGAACCGCCAGTGATGACTTGGGATGTGAAAATTCTTCAAACGGAACCTGATGTGGTCACCATTTGTAAACCTGCATCTGTTCCG GTGCATCCATGTGGTCAGTATCGTAAGAACACTGTTGTTGGCATCCTACAAGCAGAGCATGGCTTGGCACCTCTATTTC CGATTCATCGGCTAGATCGTTTGGTCTCAGGACTCCTTATCTTGGCTAGAAGCGCAGCACAAGCTGACATTTTCAGGCAACAG ATTGAGGGAGGAATGGTTCATAAACAGTACATTGCAAGAGTCATTGGAGAGTTTCCTGAAGAGGAG CAAGTTGTAGATGCTAACATAGATCATAATGCTCGAGAAGGAAGGAGCTCTGCCGAG GTTGGTGATTCGTGTAGTGATGCTCCCACGAAGGGGAAGACTGCTTGTACAAAGTTCACTAGAATCAGTTCAAATGGAATTCAGAGCATTGTCTTGTGTGAACCAGTCACTGGCCGCACTCATCAA ATACGCGTCCATTTGCAACATGCAGGCCATCCAATAGCAAATGACATGCTTTACCTGTCCAAACATGTTAGTGATCGTTCAGCTGAAGGAATGGGTGCTGATAGAGCTGCTGCTAATTCAGACCACTCTCCGGCTTCTGTTGTTGGCAAAATTAAATCCACTTCGCATGAAGATTCTAGTGAGGACTTCAGCATTGATCCAATGTGTACAAATTGTCCAAGCTTAGCTCCAAAAGG ATACGATTATCATGAAGAGGCCTTGTGGCTACATTGTTTTAGATATTCTGGACCCGGATGGGTTTATGAATGCCCACATCCGGATTGGGCATCACTTAGCTAG
- the LOC101293191 gene encoding bidirectional sugar transporter SWEET10-like, protein MAIHHPLTLAFGLLGNIISFMVFLAPMPTFYKIYKKKTTEGFQALPYAVALFSCMLWIYYALLKQDATFLITINSVGCVIETVYLAIFLFYSPKKARISTVKFLLLLNVLGYGLMLVLTLFLAKGEIRLKVVGWICLVFNLTVFAAPLCILKKVIRTKSVEFMPFPLSFFLTLGAVMWFFYGFLLKDYNIAFPNILGFMFGIAQMVLYIVYKNAKKVVLLEEPSKVQELSDHIIEVMKISTMVCPDLTPVVLQPNDINIDLIEVIPLDPNNVVKGINAEESKEDMDDASTKV, encoded by the exons ATGGCCATTCATCACCCATTGACTCTGGCTTTTGGCCTCTTAG GCAACATCATCTCCTTTATGGTGTTCCTTGCTCCAAT GCCAACCTTTTATAAAATCTACAAGAAGAAAACAACTGAAGGGTTCCAAGCACTGCCATATGCGGTGGCACTCTTCAGCTGCATGCTGTGGATTTACTATGCGCTGCTTAAACAAGACGCCACATTTCTCATCACTATCAACTCTGTGGGCTGCGTCATTGAGACTGTTTACCTTGCCATTTTCCTTTTCTATTCCCCCAAGAAGGCTAGG ATCTCAACTGTGAAGTTTCTGCTCTTGCTAAACGTGCTCGGGTATGGCTTGATGCTTGTGCTGACTCTCTTTCTTGCAAAAGGTGAAATACGTCTCAAGGTTGTGGGGTGGATCTGTCTTGTCTTCAATCTAACCGTGTTTGCTGCACCTCTCTGCATCTTG AAAAAAGTGATACGGACCAAGAGTGTTGAGTTCATGCCATTTCCTCTTTCATTTTTCCTGACATTGGGTGCAGTCATGTGGTTCTTCTATGGTTTTCTGCTCAAGGACTACAACATAGCT TTTCCAAACATACTGGGGTTCATGTTCGGGATTGCGCAAATGGTGCTCTACATAGTCTACAAGAATGCCAAGAAAGTAGTACTTCTGGAGGAGCCAAGTAAGGTACAGGAGCTATCAGACCATATTATTGAGGTAATGAAGATCAGCACCATGGTGTGTCCCGACCTGACTCCAGTGGTTCTTCAGCCAAATGACATTAATATTGACCTCATCGAAGTAATACCACTTGACCCAAATAACGTTGTCAAGGGAATCAATGCTGAAGAATCAAAGGAAGACATGGATGATGCCTCCACTAAAGTTTAG
- the LOC101315145 gene encoding uncharacterized protein LOC101315145: MEVEFVALDKAAEEAEWLKNFLEGIPLWPKPVTAICIHCDSMAALTRAKNQIYNGKSRHIRRRHKTIRGGHGLMEVSFLRSGTTHRKLLVRGEENVEEPNRIWGEKCSRSDIVIDQGPTAPLPSGIPTYTVEIMNVCGTGCNISRIHLNCGWFSSATLVNPRVFKRLRYNDCLVNDGKPLVNGGSISFEYANTFLYPLKVSSVVCY, translated from the exons ATGGAAGTCGAGTTTGTAGCCTTAGATAAAGCCGCCGAAGAAGCGGAATGGCTCAAAAACTTCCTAGAGGGTATTCCATTGTGGCCAAAGCCTGTTACTGCCATTTGCATACATTGTGATAGTATGGCTGCTCTTACAAGAGCGAAGAACCAAATCTACAATGGCAAATCGAGGCATATAAGGCGTCGTCACAAGACAATACGAG GCGGCCATGGTTTAATGGAGGTGAGCTTTTTGAGGTCCGGTACTACTCACCGGAAGCTTCTCGTTCGGG GAGAAGAAAATGTGGAGGAGCCAAATCGGATTTGGGGGGAGAAGTGCAGCCGGTCTGACATAGTGATCGACCAGGGTCCCACGGCACCGCTGCCTAGTGGCATTCCCACTTACACGGTGGAGATCATGAATGTATGTGGCACCGGCTGTAACATTAGCCGCATCCACCTCAACTGCGGTTGGTTCAGCTCCGCCACGCTGGTGAACCCGAGAGTGTTCAAGCGGCTTCGCTACAATGACTGCCTTGTGAATGACGGCAAGCCTCTGGTCAATGGTGGTTCAATCTCTTTTGAGTATGCCAACACCTTCCTCTACCCACTCAAGGTTTCCTCTGTTGTTTGCTACTGA